The sequence GCACCGGAAGCAACAACGCACGCCCCGTCACCTCGCCGAGAAACTGGCAAAGCAGCAAGATGCAGAACCCCTTGATCAACGCCATTTCCTTACAGACTCCTCTTGACCGTGTCAGCCCGTCAGGCCGTCATGCTGACAATTATGTCACAGCCATCCCTGACGCCCTTGCCTCTCCCTCCCGGCATCCTCATGACCCCGGCGCCCTTGCTGCCCTCCGTGCTCTCAGTGCTCTCAACTCCCAACAACGGTGAGGCAACGCTTTACTGTGATAGTCTGCGATCTTGATCCCCCATCACCGTTACAGACAGGGAAGGCTGCGACACGATGCCAGATTCTCTCGGGCTTGATACATCCATTATTCCCAATTGGATCAAGACATTGCGGCATGAAGAGGATCATCAGGCCCTGATGATCCTTGAGCTGGCTGCCGACCTGGCTGGCGCTCCCATGGCGATGATCAACCTGCGTGATGGCGAGCAGCTCAAGCGCTGGTTGAGTCTGGACGACAACGTGCATGAGTCGGTTCCCATCAACGATACGCTGTGTGGCGTGGCGGTACTGCAAGCCAGCCCCCTCATCACGTGTGACGCCCGTCGACAACCGGAACTCGCCGGTTGCAGTTCGGTTCTTGTCGACGGCATTCGTTATTACATCGGCCTGCCTATCAAGGCAGACAATGGTGAAATAATCGGCTGCATGAGCCTGGCGGACGCTGAGCCGCGTCAACAATTGCCCAGCCCGGACGTCCTCGTCCGGCTGGACAAGCTCGCGAGCCTGGCAACCGAGGCGCTGAAACGCCAGGTCAATCAAAGCTACCTCAATGCAGAGTTTGCAGACAGTCAGTCGCGCGCCAGCTGGATAATGCGCAGCATTTCCGATGGCATCATCGAATGGAAAACAGGTAACGAGAGATTGACCATCTCTACCCGTCTGGAAAACCAGTTGGGGTATGAAGCCGGCACACTCGACACTGCACTCGGGGCGCTGCATGAGAGAGTCGCACCCGACATGCGTGACGACTTCAAGGCCTTGATCAATGCCAAGCGACTGAGCGGGACGCCTTTCAATTGTGAGTTGCTGATCCGCACTCAGCAGGGAGATCATCGCTGGTTTGAGCTGCGCGCTCAATTCGAGGTCAGAAACGGCGCGCCCTACCGCTTCATCGGCTCATTGCTGGATATCCATCAGCAGCAACTGGCCAAGGATGCCCAGGCCGACAAGCTGCGCCGCTATGAACGTCAGCAGGCGGCCTTGATCGAGCTCGGCAACACCCGCCACGATGAGAACGCGCAGCTCGACAGCCTGCTGCCATGGTTATGTGAGCAAGTCGCCAAGGGCCTGCAGATACGCAAGGTAAGCTTCTGGTACATGAATGACGACCGTGACTGTCTTTCGCTTGCCCATGTCCATGATGCGTGGGTCCCACCGCCGCACGATGCCACGCATGACACAGTCCCCACTCGCCTTACCCGCACCCATAACCCAGTCTATTTCGAGGCTCTGGATGCCGGTCATGCGCTCGCCCTGGCCGACGTGACCAAGGCCAATCAGGAATTGCTGTTTGATGGCACCTTCCGCTGCAGCGTGAAGGCCATCATCGACAGCCCGATCCGTGTGGCGGGCCAGGTGGTGGCCGTCATCTGCTGCACGGAAAGCAATGCCCCGCGCGAATGGGCGGATGATGAACAGGCGTTTCTGGCCTCGGTGGCGGATCACGTCTCACAGCTCATGACCGAATTCGAGCAACAGGCTTCTCAGAAACGCCTGCGTGCCAGCGAGCGACGCTACCGCGCCACCTTCGAGCATTCCGCTGTCGGCATGGCACACCTGAGCACCAGTGGCCAGCTGTTGCGCGTCAACCAACGACTCGAGAGCATCCTGGGCTACACCGCCGCCACCTTGTCGCAGAGTGTGATACGCGAACTGATCGAGCCGGAAGACCTGGAAAGCTTCCTGCAGCAACATCAGGCCCTGATCGAGCAGCGCAAGGACTTCTTTACCCAGCAATGCCGCTTCATCCATGCCTCCGGCAACTCGGTGCATGCAGAGATCAGTGTCTCTGCGGTCGAGGCGACGCCAGACCAGGATGGCTATACGCTGCTGGCGCTGATCGACAATACGCTCAATCACACCATGTCGCAGCGCATGGCTCACGAGGCCAATCACGACAGCCTGACGGGCTTGCTCAATCGCGGCGCCTTCAAGCGTGAACTGACGACACTTTGCGATGATGCACGCGCCACTCACACGCTACATTGTCTCGCCTACATCGATCTGGACCAGTTCAAGGTCGTCAATGACACCTGCGGCCACTCGGCCGGCGATGCGCTATTGATCCAGCTGGTCGACGTGATTGCCGCCGACTTGCGCAAGCAAGATCGTCTCGCGCGCTTGGGAGGGGATGAATTCGGCTTATTGATGCCAGACATGTCGCTGGAGGCCGCCGAGGCACTGCTCGAAGAGATGCGCCAGTCCGTCACCAACTTCCGATTCATGTGGGAAGACAAGCTGTTCACCATCAGTACCAGCATTGGCCTGGTGAGCATCGACAGCAATCACAACGACCCGCACCAACTGCTGAGTGCCGCCGATGCTGCCTGCTATGAAGCCAAGGATGCCGGGCGTAACCGCATTCATCGCCACAGTGAATCCGGTGACGAGGTAGCTCGGCGCATGCAGGAAATGCACTGGCTGACAGAAATCACCGCGGCCATCGAAGAACAGCGCCTGGTGCTTTACCAACAGCCGATTGTCAGCACTCTCGCCACTGCACAAGCTGACAACGCAGAGCTAGGCAACGACCCGCATTGC comes from bacterium Scap17 and encodes:
- a CDS encoding EAL domain-containing protein; translation: MPDSLGLDTSIIPNWIKTLRHEEDHQALMILELAADLAGAPMAMINLRDGEQLKRWLSLDDNVHESVPINDTLCGVAVLQASPLITCDARRQPELAGCSSVLVDGIRYYIGLPIKADNGEIIGCMSLADAEPRQQLPSPDVLVRLDKLASLATEALKRQVNQSYLNAEFADSQSRASWIMRSISDGIIEWKTGNERLTISTRLENQLGYEAGTLDTALGALHERVAPDMRDDFKALINAKRLSGTPFNCELLIRTQQGDHRWFELRAQFEVRNGAPYRFIGSLLDIHQQQLAKDAQADKLRRYERQQAALIELGNTRHDENAQLDSLLPWLCEQVAKGLQIRKVSFWYMNDDRDCLSLAHVHDAWVPPPHDATHDTVPTRLTRTHNPVYFEALDAGHALALADVTKANQELLFDGTFRCSVKAIIDSPIRVAGQVVAVICCTESNAPREWADDEQAFLASVADHVSQLMTEFEQQASQKRLRASERRYRATFEHSAVGMAHLSTSGQLLRVNQRLESILGYTAATLSQSVIRELIEPEDLESFLQQHQALIEQRKDFFTQQCRFIHASGNSVHAEISVSAVEATPDQDGYTLLALIDNTLNHTMSQRMAHEANHDSLTGLLNRGAFKRELTTLCDDARATHTLHCLAYIDLDQFKVVNDTCGHSAGDALLIQLVDVIAADLRKQDRLARLGGDEFGLLMPDMSLEAAEALLEEMRQSVTNFRFMWEDKLFTISTSIGLVSIDSNHNDPHQLLSAADAACYEAKDAGRNRIHRHSESGDEVARRMQEMHWLTEITAAIEEQRLVLYQQPIVSTLATAQADNAELGNDPHCKPLSELHYEVLVRLKGRDGTIIAPGAFLPAAERYGLSAAIDEHVVRQYLSWLAAHPAHAQRLTMVSLNLSGHSISSPSFRDLLVTLVRDSGIPGDKLCFEITESVAITRLGDARAFFEALGALGCSFALDDFGSGVSSFGYLKNLPVDFLKIDGAFIRDMDTNRVSYSIARAIAEVAREMGMKTVAEFVGSAQVLASVATIGADYVQGYALGMPEPLETLAICSNTDDSHGKRRTGDTDSSPISRVNDARVAQPLAPKSG